In Streptomyces sp. P9-A4, the genomic window CTGCGCGAGCCCGCCGGTCCCGGGGCCGCGCCCCGGGGAATCGGCTAGATGAACTTCTGGCTCGCGAGGAACTCGGCCAGCTGCTTGCCGCCCTCGCCCTCGTCCTTGACGATCGTGCCGGCGGTGCGCGCCGGACGCTCGGCGGCGGAGTCGACCGCCGTCCAGGAGCCCTCCAGGCCCACTTCCTCGGCCTCGATGCCGAGGTCGGAGAGGTCCAGGGACTCCACCGGCTTCTTCTTGGCGGCCATGATGCCCTTGAAGGAGGGGTAGCGCGCCTCGCCCGACTGGTCGGTCACGGACACGACGGCCGGGAGGGAGGCCTCCAACTGCTCGGAGGCGGTGTCGCCGTCGCGGCGGCCGGTGACCTTACCGTCCTCGATCTTGACCTCGGAGAGCAGCGTGACCTGCGGGACGCCCAGGCGCTCGGCCAGGATCGCCGGGAGGACGCCCATGGTGCCGTCGGTGGAGGCCATGCCGGCGATGACGACGTCGTAGCCGGTCTTCTCGATCGCCTTGGCGAGCACCAGCGAGGTGCCCATCACGTCGGTGCCGTGCAGGTCGTCGTCCTCGACGTGGACCGCCTTGTCGGCGCCCATGGAGAGCGCCTTGCGCAGCGCGTCCTTGGCGTCCTCGGGGCCGACCGTGAGCACGGTGACCTCGGCGTCGTCGGCCTCTTCGGCGATCTGCAGGGCCTGCTCGACCGCGTACTCGTCGAGCTCCGACAGCAGGCCGTCGACGTCGTCGCGGTCGACGGTCAGGTCATCGGCGAAGTGCCGGTCGCCGGTGGCGTCGGGCACGTACTTCACACAGACAACGATCCTCAAGCTCACGCCGGCTCTCCTACTGCATCGTCATAACTGGGCTGCCTTGTTGCTCGCAGCATAGGCGCCTGAAGGGCGGGTTTCCGGTCGGGGCGCCGGACGCCCCGACCGAAATATTACTCGCCAGTACACCCAGTTTGTTACCAGTGAGCAAGCGCTCAGGCATGTGATCTGGCCCATGCGCGGAGAGTGGCGCGCGCGGGAACTCTCAGTCGCGCAGCGCGTTGAAGCGGCCGTGATGGTAGAGGAGAGGCCGGCCCGCCCCGTCCGGGTCCCCCGCGACCGCCTGCGCGATGACGATCCGGTGGTCCCCCGCGGGCACCCGGGCGACCACACGGCACACCAGCCAGGCCAGTACGCCGTCGAGCACGGGCACGCCCTCGGGACCCACGCTCCAGCGGGTCCCCTCACCGAAGCGGTCGGCGCCGCTGCGCGCGAAGGTGGCGGCCAGGTCCTCCTGATGCTCGCCGAGTATGTGCACGCCGATGTGCTCCGCCTCGGCGATGACGGGCCAGCTGGAGGAGGAGGTGCCCACCCCGAAGGAGATGAGCGGGGGTTCGGCGGCGACGGAGTTGAGCGAGGTCGCGGTGAAACCGACGGGGTGCTCGCCGTGCGCGGTGACGACCGCGACACCGGCCGCGTGGCGGCGGAAGACGGAGCGGAGCAGATCCGGGGAGGCCTGTCGGGGTGCGCCGATCGTGGGAACCGTACGGGGTCGGAGGTCCGGCGTAACCGTCATGGAGTTGTCCTTCTGCGAGGGCGGCATGGGAGAGGTCCTGGGGTCGTCAGACGCCCGGACAGCGCGCGCTCGCGTTGCGGGCCAGGTCCACGTGGGTCCGGCCGTAGAGAAGGAGTTCTGGGGGCACTCCGTCAGGGTGACGATCGTTGCCGCGTGCAGTCAAGTGCGTACCGGGATGTGGGAGAAGTGTCACGACGTCAGACCGCGCGCCCCAGGGCGGCGATGACGTCCGCCGTGCGCGGCTGCCCGGACGCCCGGCGGACGACGCGGCCCGCGCGGTCGAGGACGAGCACCGTGGGGGTCCGCTCGATGCCCAGTGCGCGTACGAGATCGAGCCGTTCCTCGGCGTCGATCTCCACATGACCCACGCCCGGCACCATCGCGGCGACCTCGGCGAGGGTGCGGCGGGTGGCGCGGCAGGGCTGACAGAAGGCGGTGGAGAACTGCACGAGGGTGGCGCGCTCCCCCAGTGGGGCCCCGAGCACCTCGGATCCGAGGACTTCGGTCACTCGTGTCACCCGCCTTCGCCGCCTTCTCTTCAGGATCCGTCCGGCCGGTCTCTCCGGCCCTGTCGTCAGGTGCAGCGTCGCACGGCAGCGTTCGATTCCCGCCACGGCCACCGCGAGTGACGAGAATCTCCCTGTACGAAGCCGCCTGGACTGGTCACGGCGGCCCACATGGGGCACGATCTGCCCAAAGCCGAAAACCTACGGCCGCGTAACTTCCGCCGGGAGAGCCCTCCCCAGGCACAGAAGAAGGGTTCCTCTCAGATGGCAGAACTCGTGTATCGGCCGGTCATCGGCGCCGCGTTGACCTTGTTCAAGGCGCTCGACCTGAAGATCGACACGCAGGGTTCGGAGCACATCCCGCGCACCGGGGGCGCGGTGCTCGTGAGCAACCACATCAGCTATCTGGACTTCATCTTCACGGGCCTGGCCGCGCTCCCGCAGAAGCGCCTGGTGCGCTTCATGGCGAAGGACTCGGTCTTCCGCCACAAGGTCTCGGGACCGCTCATGCGCGGCATGAAGCACATCCCGGTGGACCGCTCGGCCGGCGAGCACGCCTACAAGCACGCGCTCGAGTCGCTCCGGGCCGGCGAGATCATCGGCGTCTTCCCCGAGGCGACCATCTCCCAGTCGTTCACCCTCAAGGGTTTCAAGACGGGTGCCGCGCGCCTGGCGCAGGAGGCGGGCGTCCCGCTGATCCCGATGGCGCTCTGGGGTACGCAGCGCATCTGGACCAAGGGCCGACCGCGCAACTTCAAGCGCAGCCACATCCCGGTGACGATCCGCGTCGGCGAGCCCCTGGAGGCCCCCGCCGACCAGTACGCGGGCGCCATCACTCGGCGGCTGCGCGAGCGCTGCCAGGAGCTCCTCGAGGCCGCGCAGCGCGCCTACCCGGTGCGCCCCAAGGACGCGGGTGACACCTGGTGGGTGCCCGCGCACCTCGGGGGCACGGCTCCGACACCGGCCCAGGTCAAGGAAGCCGGCTGACGGCAGCGCGCGGGCGCGCACGCCACCGTTCGAACGAAGAACCGTTACTGCGGGTCCCGGCGCCCCGCAGGGCGTACCCGGAGCCCGGCCCGCGCACCCTGCGGGCAGCCGCCGCTACCGCGGGTCCCGCACGGTGATCCGGGCCCCCGGGCTCACCTTCTCCAGGGAAGCGGCCAGCTCCGCCCCCGCCGCGACCAGCTCCTCCAGCGTCATCGGGGCGAGCGCCTCCAGCAGGAAGACGGCGTCGGTCGTGTCGTCGTCGATCCGGGTGCGCGGGCCCTGGCGCCAGTTCCAGCGGCGGCAGGTGACGCCCTCCTCGTCGCACCAGACGATCTCCCCCGGCTCCGGGTGTTCCACCGTCTCCACCCCGCCGGCCGTGGTGACGAAGGGCTCGTCGCCGACGGCCCTGACCAGGCGCATCGCGCCCCGGATCCGGCCCAGGTCCTCACCGCCGACCGGGATCAGGTGCGCGACGCTGATCGCGTTGTAGACGTCGACGAGACGGTTGATACGGGGCAGCCCGCCGTCCGCCAGCGCGCGCTTGGCCAGCGCTTCCGCGGAGTTGCGGGTACGGGAGGGCTTGGCGCCGAACGCGGTGTACGCGGCGCGCCAGGCGGCGATGTGCGGGTCCTGGTCCGGGGTGCGGCCGTCGAGGCGCTCGGCGAGCCGCCGTGCGGCCTCGTCGAGGAGGGCCGAGCCGGTCTCGTCACTGGGGCCGTTCACCAGCCCGTGGGCCTCGATCACCAGTGAGGTGAAGCCGGGGACGAGGGTGCGCACCTCGTCGGAGACAGTGAGCGTG contains:
- a CDS encoding B3/B4 domain-containing protein yields the protein MTLTLTVSDEVRTLVPGFTSLVIEAHGLVNGPSDETGSALLDEAARRLAERLDGRTPDQDPHIAAWRAAYTAFGAKPSRTRNSAEALAKRALADGGLPRINRLVDVYNAISVAHLIPVGGEDLGRIRGAMRLVRAVGDEPFVTTAGGVETVEHPEPGEIVWCDEEGVTCRRWNWRQGPRTRIDDDTTDAVFLLEALAPMTLEELVAAGAELAASLEKVSPGARITVRDPR
- a CDS encoding lysophospholipid acyltransferase family protein, coding for MAELVYRPVIGAALTLFKALDLKIDTQGSEHIPRTGGAVLVSNHISYLDFIFTGLAALPQKRLVRFMAKDSVFRHKVSGPLMRGMKHIPVDRSAGEHAYKHALESLRAGEIIGVFPEATISQSFTLKGFKTGAARLAQEAGVPLIPMALWGTQRIWTKGRPRNFKRSHIPVTIRVGEPLEAPADQYAGAITRRLRERCQELLEAAQRAYPVRPKDAGDTWWVPAHLGGTAPTPAQVKEAG
- a CDS encoding TlpA family protein disulfide reductase, encoding MTEVLGSEVLGAPLGERATLVQFSTAFCQPCRATRRTLAEVAAMVPGVGHVEIDAEERLDLVRALGIERTPTVLVLDRAGRVVRRASGQPRTADVIAALGRAV
- a CDS encoding electron transfer flavoprotein subunit beta/FixA family protein → MSLRIVVCVKYVPDATGDRHFADDLTVDRDDVDGLLSELDEYAVEQALQIAEEADDAEVTVLTVGPEDAKDALRKALSMGADKAVHVEDDDLHGTDVMGTSLVLAKAIEKTGYDVVIAGMASTDGTMGVLPAILAERLGVPQVTLLSEVKIEDGKVTGRRDGDTASEQLEASLPAVVSVTDQSGEARYPSFKGIMAAKKKPVESLDLSDLGIEAEEVGLEGSWTAVDSAAERPARTAGTIVKDEGEGGKQLAEFLASQKFI
- a CDS encoding flavin reductase family protein; translated protein: MTVTPDLRPRTVPTIGAPRQASPDLLRSVFRRHAAGVAVVTAHGEHPVGFTATSLNSVAAEPPLISFGVGTSSSSWPVIAEAEHIGVHILGEHQEDLAATFARSGADRFGEGTRWSVGPEGVPVLDGVLAWLVCRVVARVPAGDHRIVIAQAVAGDPDGAGRPLLYHHGRFNALRD